In Streptomyces nodosus, one DNA window encodes the following:
- a CDS encoding response regulator transcription factor, giving the protein MCAHILVAEDNELQSALIRRLLLSEGHEAVVVHDGRAAVDEALKRIPDLIVLDVMLPEIDGIGVCRALRRHHDIPVLMLTARSTEEDVLAGLDIGADDYMTKPYSPRELLARIRSVLRRTQRHGDGGDRALRAGDITVDPVRHEVRCGGRIVLCTPGEFEILLAMAAEPGRVFSRQQLLQHSSGFDRASTERAVDVHIMNLRKKIESNPRKPVRLQTVFGVGYKLVGGRGAS; this is encoded by the coding sequence GTGTGCGCACATATCCTGGTTGCCGAAGACAATGAGCTGCAGTCCGCACTGATCCGACGACTACTGCTGTCGGAGGGTCATGAGGCGGTCGTGGTGCACGACGGCAGGGCCGCCGTCGACGAGGCGCTGAAACGGATTCCGGACCTGATCGTCCTCGATGTGATGCTCCCCGAGATCGACGGCATCGGCGTCTGCCGCGCTCTGCGGCGCCACCACGACATTCCCGTGCTGATGCTCACCGCTCGTTCCACCGAGGAGGACGTCCTCGCCGGCCTGGACATCGGTGCGGACGACTACATGACCAAGCCCTACAGCCCCCGGGAGCTCCTGGCCAGGATCCGCAGCGTGCTGCGCCGGACCCAGCGCCACGGCGACGGCGGCGACCGCGCGCTGCGGGCCGGTGACATCACGGTGGACCCGGTGCGGCACGAGGTCAGATGCGGGGGCCGGATCGTGCTCTGCACCCCCGGCGAGTTCGAGATCCTGCTCGCCATGGCCGCCGAGCCCGGCCGGGTCTTCTCCCGGCAGCAACTGCTGCAGCACTCCAGCGGCTTCGACCGTGCGTCGACCGAACGGGCGGTGGATGTGCACATCATGAACCTGCGGAAGAAGATCGAATCGAATCCCCGTAAACCGGTGCGTCTGCAGACCGTGTTCGGTGTGGGGTACAAGCTCGTGGGCGGCCGCGGTGCTTCCTGA
- a CDS encoding L,D-transpeptidase, producing MRWPTSAAIPVVLATLLAGCGTDGGSRADDNSASAGAAGSTEPGKRPGSRIVLAVTDGQSHASVRRSGRVTVRGGTLRDVVLSTGGRTVPGRMSPDRLSWTPVGDLDYDSRYTLVATATSEDGRDATEKASFTTLRESERFVGTFTPDDGSTVGVGMPVSFTFDKAIANKRAVEEAITVRSSSGRPVVGHWFGDRRLDFRPQDYWKPHSTVSVKIALDGVKGADGAYGYQNKTVTFTVGRSQVSTVDAAAHTMKVSRDGKPLRTVPITAGAPESPTYNGQMVVSEKLVQTRMNGATVGFAGQYDIPDVPHAMRLSASGTFIHGNYWGADSVFGRSNISHGCIGLKDAQGGGDAARDGAWFYSQSLIGDVVIVKNSKDRTIAPDNGLNGWNMSWADWQAGSAAH from the coding sequence ATGCGATGGCCCACCTCAGCCGCCATACCCGTCGTTCTGGCGACGCTCCTCGCCGGGTGCGGCACCGACGGAGGGAGCCGGGCCGACGACAACTCCGCCTCGGCCGGCGCAGCCGGCAGCACGGAACCCGGCAAGAGGCCCGGCTCCCGGATCGTGCTTGCGGTGACGGACGGTCAGAGTCACGCTTCCGTGCGGCGCAGCGGTCGTGTCACCGTGCGGGGCGGAACCCTTCGGGACGTGGTGCTCTCCACCGGCGGACGCACCGTCCCGGGCCGGATGAGCCCCGACCGGCTCAGCTGGACGCCCGTCGGGGATCTCGACTACGACAGCCGGTACACACTCGTGGCCACGGCGACCTCGGAGGACGGCCGTGACGCCACCGAGAAGGCGTCGTTCACCACGCTGCGCGAGAGCGAGCGCTTTGTGGGGACCTTCACCCCGGACGACGGATCGACCGTCGGGGTCGGCATGCCCGTCTCGTTCACGTTCGACAAGGCGATCGCGAACAAGCGGGCCGTGGAGGAGGCCATCACGGTACGCTCCAGCAGCGGCCGGCCCGTCGTCGGCCACTGGTTCGGCGACCGGCGTCTCGACTTCCGGCCGCAGGACTACTGGAAGCCCCACTCCACCGTCAGCGTGAAGATCGCACTCGACGGAGTCAAAGGCGCGGACGGGGCCTACGGGTATCAGAACAAGACCGTCACCTTCACCGTCGGACGCAGTCAGGTCTCGACCGTCGACGCCGCCGCACACACCATGAAGGTCAGCCGGGACGGAAAGCCCCTGCGTACCGTGCCGATCACCGCCGGCGCGCCCGAATCCCCCACCTACAACGGGCAGATGGTCGTCTCCGAGAAGCTCGTCCAGACCCGTATGAACGGGGCCACGGTCGGCTTCGCGGGACAGTACGACATCCCGGACGTGCCGCACGCCATGCGGTTGTCGGCATCCGGCACCTTCATCCACGGCAACTACTGGGGAGCCGACTCGGTCTTCGGGCGGTCCAACATCAGTCACGGCTGCATCGGACTCAAGGACGCACAGGGCGGCGGCGACGCGGCGCGGGACGGCGCCTGGTTCTACTCCCAGTCGCTGATCGGAGACGTCGTGATCGTGAAGAACTCGAAGGACCGGACGATCGCCCCCGACAACGGTCTGAACGGCTGGAACATGTCCTGGGCCGACTGGCAGGCGGGTTCTGCCGCGCACTGA
- a CDS encoding FAD-dependent oxidoreductase — MTTHHPIAIVGGGLGGLTAARVLHVNGIEATVFELEASAHARAQGGMLDIHEENGQKALHAADLYEGFRKIIHSGGQALRLVGPDGTVHVSHEDDDTGGRPEVDRGELRELLLASLPHGTIRWGKKVSGARPLDDGRHEVTFADGSTITTDLLIGADGAWSRIRPLLSSARPAYTGISFVETELLDADTRHPGSATLLGGGFFICLGDQRGFLAHRETDGSLHVYTALRAAEDWLDTIDFGDDAAAKAALLSHFDGWDENLRALLADADGALVPRRVHALPVGHRWDHVPGVTLLGDAAHLMSPFAGEGANLAMFDGAELGQAIAAHPGDVEAALAAYEEALFPRSEASAAESATSLEIMFGERGLERMVEFFTSHQEAGPTAGADEGR; from the coding sequence ATGACGACCCACCACCCCATCGCGATCGTCGGCGGAGGTCTCGGCGGTCTCACCGCCGCCCGGGTCCTGCACGTCAACGGCATCGAGGCGACCGTCTTCGAGCTGGAGGCATCGGCGCACGCCCGCGCCCAGGGCGGCATGCTCGACATCCACGAGGAGAACGGCCAGAAGGCCCTGCACGCCGCCGATCTGTACGAAGGCTTTCGCAAGATCATCCACAGCGGTGGGCAGGCACTGCGCCTGGTCGGCCCGGACGGCACCGTCCATGTCTCCCACGAGGACGACGACACCGGGGGCCGCCCCGAGGTGGACCGGGGAGAGCTGCGCGAGTTGCTGCTGGCGTCCCTCCCGCACGGCACGATCCGCTGGGGCAAGAAGGTGAGCGGCGCCCGCCCGCTGGACGACGGACGCCACGAGGTGACGTTCGCCGACGGATCCACCATCACCACCGACCTCCTGATCGGCGCCGACGGCGCCTGGTCGCGCATCCGTCCGCTGCTCTCGTCGGCCCGGCCCGCCTACACCGGCATTTCCTTCGTCGAGACCGAGCTGCTCGACGCCGACACCCGTCATCCGGGCAGCGCCACCCTCCTCGGCGGCGGATTCTTCATCTGCCTCGGTGATCAGCGCGGCTTTCTCGCGCACCGGGAGACCGACGGCAGCCTCCACGTCTACACCGCGCTCAGGGCTGCCGAGGACTGGCTGGACACGATCGACTTCGGCGACGACGCCGCTGCCAAGGCCGCGCTTCTGTCCCACTTCGACGGCTGGGACGAAAACCTGCGTGCCCTGCTCGCGGACGCCGACGGTGCGCTCGTCCCCCGCCGCGTCCACGCCCTGCCCGTCGGGCACCGCTGGGACCATGTCCCGGGCGTGACCCTGCTCGGCGACGCCGCACACCTGATGTCCCCCTTCGCCGGGGAGGGCGCCAACCTGGCCATGTTCGACGGAGCCGAACTCGGCCAGGCGATCGCCGCCCACCCCGGCGACGTGGAGGCGGCCCTGGCCGCGTACGAGGAAGCGCTCTTCCCACGCAGCGAAGCATCCGCCGCCGAGTCCGCCACCAGCTTGGAGATCATGTTCGGCGAGCGGGGCCTCGAGCGAATGGTCGAATTCTTCACCTCTCACCAGGAAGCCGGGCCCACGGCAGGTGCCGACGAAGGTCGCTAG
- a CDS encoding TetR/AcrR family transcriptional regulator — MTPQREPISRRERPAKPALTRRGIIDTAVRIMRSEGLEKVTMRRLAQELDTGPSSLYVYVSHTAELHAAVLDALLGEVDLAVSDAGTGWRDQLVAVLTSYTHVLYQHPQLARSALVARPSGENYLNLVERVLSLLSRSGAPQGQIAWGVDKLLQYATATAAEHGTQEHSPGFQDDWNALIHAAHTVQEATHPMIKGHMPALLAGSAEDRLSWGFDVLINGILHTPLPGTAG; from the coding sequence ATGACTCCCCAGCGAGAACCGATCAGCCGCCGTGAACGTCCCGCCAAGCCCGCCCTGACCCGACGGGGGATCATCGACACCGCCGTGCGGATCATGCGCTCCGAGGGACTGGAAAAGGTGACCATGCGCCGCCTGGCGCAGGAGCTGGACACCGGCCCGTCCTCGCTGTACGTCTATGTGTCCCATACCGCCGAGCTGCACGCGGCCGTCCTGGACGCGCTGCTGGGCGAGGTCGACCTGGCCGTCAGCGACGCCGGAACCGGCTGGCGCGATCAGCTGGTCGCGGTGCTCACCTCATACACCCACGTCCTGTACCAACACCCGCAGCTGGCCCGCTCGGCTCTTGTGGCACGCCCGAGCGGCGAGAACTATCTGAACCTCGTCGAGCGTGTGCTGAGCCTGCTCTCCCGCAGCGGCGCGCCCCAGGGGCAGATCGCCTGGGGAGTCGACAAGCTGCTGCAATACGCCACGGCCACTGCCGCGGAGCACGGGACGCAGGAGCACTCCCCCGGGTTCCAGGACGACTGGAACGCCCTCATCCACGCCGCGCACACCGTGCAGGAGGCCACCCATCCGATGATCAAGGGACATATGCCCGCCCTGCTCGCCGGTTCGGCCGAGGACCGGCTGTCCTGGGGCTTCGATGTTCTGATCAACGGCATCCTTCATACGCCTCTCCCCGGCACCGCCGGCTGA
- a CDS encoding FUSC family protein produces MLRKTYELLLLMFSILLSSTSAAALARLADVPPAALVVPGVIFAFTLLRRPGGEPVREQIGSAVLFSVTAGTSVWLGSQMSPHPVIGAVVFVALMTASVWTRRFGPMATRLGAMVPLALLASLFTTGGVEQVPWWPRSGWAALVGLLAFCWVHVLRRAGQRLLRLPRPEPRAAASHRQRARRGPSVSTRMAAQTGLSLAVAFTAGHLLFGEHWQWAVLSALVVNLGTIGRGDLALKGVERGAGAVLGTLFATGLTVLLHPHGSASVVLICVVPAAATLVRQHSYAGYAACMTTTMSLLYRYYGESAEQLLLIRLQALMVGAVLAVAVGWLLLPVRAGDVVRGRIAAALAGLAAVLEAHRKGSDTVAPLRRFEATVREVHSSARSLWLHRRMLHLMGRRRTTPHRTAPVEALVNCLEPLRALTAAPGNLPGAAATAANVAVIRRSLAAPEVPSPGLRPPSPEPPLAALDTALERLAEGLPALR; encoded by the coding sequence ATGCTACGCAAGACGTACGAGCTATTGCTGTTGATGTTCTCGATCCTGCTCTCCTCCACCTCTGCCGCAGCGCTGGCCCGCCTGGCGGATGTGCCCCCGGCTGCGCTGGTCGTTCCGGGTGTGATCTTCGCCTTCACGCTCCTTCGGCGGCCCGGCGGAGAACCGGTGCGGGAGCAGATCGGGAGCGCTGTCCTGTTCTCGGTGACGGCCGGGACGAGTGTGTGGCTGGGATCGCAGATGTCGCCCCACCCGGTGATCGGCGCGGTGGTGTTCGTCGCCTTGATGACCGCCTCCGTCTGGACGCGGCGCTTCGGACCGATGGCGACCCGACTGGGGGCGATGGTGCCGCTGGCTCTGCTCGCTTCTCTGTTCACCACCGGCGGCGTGGAACAGGTGCCCTGGTGGCCTCGGTCCGGTTGGGCGGCGCTGGTCGGTCTGCTGGCCTTCTGCTGGGTCCATGTCCTGCGACGGGCCGGCCAGCGCCTGCTCCGCCTCCCCCGGCCGGAACCGCGCGCGGCGGCCTCGCACCGGCAACGAGCACGCAGGGGACCTTCCGTCAGCACCCGCATGGCCGCGCAGACGGGCCTCTCACTCGCCGTCGCCTTCACGGCCGGACACTTGCTGTTCGGGGAGCACTGGCAGTGGGCGGTCCTGAGTGCCCTGGTCGTCAACCTGGGGACGATCGGACGTGGGGATCTGGCTCTGAAGGGAGTGGAGCGGGGTGCCGGGGCAGTCCTGGGAACCCTGTTCGCCACCGGCCTCACCGTCCTGCTGCATCCGCACGGCTCGGCCTCCGTCGTGTTGATCTGCGTCGTGCCGGCCGCCGCGACGCTGGTGCGGCAGCACAGTTACGCCGGCTACGCGGCCTGTATGACCACCACGATGTCGCTGTTGTACCGCTACTACGGCGAGTCCGCGGAGCAGTTGCTGCTCATCCGGTTGCAGGCCCTGATGGTGGGGGCGGTCCTTGCGGTCGCTGTCGGCTGGCTGCTGCTGCCCGTACGGGCTGGTGACGTGGTGCGGGGCCGGATCGCCGCCGCACTGGCAGGGCTCGCCGCCGTTCTCGAGGCACACCGCAAAGGCTCCGACACGGTGGCCCCGCTCAGGAGGTTCGAGGCCACCGTCCGTGAAGTGCACAGCAGTGCCCGGTCGTTGTGGCTGCACAGGAGGATGCTGCACCTGATGGGCCGTCGGCGGACGACGCCGCACCGCACGGCACCGGTGGAGGCCCTGGTGAACTGTCTCGAACCCCTGCGCGCCCTGACCGCCGCGCCGGGGAACCTTCCCGGCGCGGCGGCGACGGCAGCCAATGTCGCTGTCATACGGCGCAGCCTCGCCGCGCCCGAGGTTCCGTCGCCCGGCCTGCGGCCACCCTCCCCCGAGCCGCCGCTCGCAGCTCTCGACACAGCCTTGGAACGCCTGGCCGAAGGACTTCCCGCCCTGCGGTGA
- a CDS encoding MarR family winged helix-turn-helix transcriptional regulator has product MDDTTPTHALLQGVLRLGSRLRHERPAGALSSNKISVLGHLRRRGPSTPGAIALVECQHPQSLTRTFAELQAEGLITRAPSEQDRRASVLAITDAGRSALAQDLAQREAWLTGAMEALTETEQQVLVLAGRLMNQLADRPAVTARPERPSSEA; this is encoded by the coding sequence ATGGATGACACCACTCCCACCCACGCGCTGCTTCAAGGGGTCCTGCGGCTCGGTTCGCGGCTGCGCCATGAGAGGCCGGCTGGAGCCCTCAGCTCGAACAAGATCAGCGTCCTGGGACACCTGAGGCGCCGAGGGCCGAGCACTCCCGGCGCCATCGCGCTGGTGGAGTGTCAGCATCCGCAGTCCCTGACCAGGACCTTCGCCGAGTTGCAAGCGGAGGGTTTGATCACCCGAGCGCCTTCGGAGCAGGACCGTCGTGCTTCGGTGCTGGCCATCACGGATGCCGGACGGAGCGCGCTGGCACAGGACCTGGCGCAGCGCGAGGCATGGCTGACAGGGGCCATGGAGGCACTGACCGAGACCGAACAGCAGGTCCTCGTTCTGGCCGGTCGCTTGATGAACCAACTCGCCGACAGGCCCGCGGTGACTGCTCGCCCGGAAAGGCCCAGCTCAGAGGCGTGA